One genomic segment of Natrononativus amylolyticus includes these proteins:
- a CDS encoding universal stress protein, with protein MISRVLVPMDGSEMSEHALEYALKTFPDAEITVLTVVGEPSSMWGAATGLALADDLEETAREQAQSTFDRADEIVAGTDGDANIQTVYDLGHPVRAIINRAEKYDTVVVGSHGGTLSDNLYVGNVAKKVVHQSPVPVIVVR; from the coding sequence ATGATTTCACGCGTTCTCGTTCCGATGGATGGCTCGGAGATGAGCGAACACGCACTCGAGTACGCTCTCAAGACCTTTCCGGACGCCGAGATAACCGTCCTGACCGTCGTCGGCGAACCGTCGTCGATGTGGGGTGCCGCGACCGGCCTCGCGCTCGCCGACGACCTGGAGGAGACAGCACGGGAACAGGCCCAGTCGACGTTCGATCGGGCCGACGAGATCGTCGCGGGCACCGACGGCGACGCGAACATCCAAACTGTGTACGATCTCGGCCACCCCGTTCGCGCGATAATCAACCGCGCCGAGAAGTACGACACGGTCGTCGTCGGCAGCCACGGAGGAACGCTCTCGGACAACCTCTACGTCGGGAACGTCGCCAAGAAGGTCGTCCACCAGTCGCCGGTGCCGGTCATCGTCGTTCGCTAA
- the fer gene encoding ferredoxin Fer, with product MPTVEYLNYEVLDDQGWEMDDDDLFEKAADAGFDDEDYGSLDVNESEYILEAAEAQGYDWPFSCRAGACANCAAIVTEGEIEMDMQQILSDEEVEDKNVRLTCIGSPATDEVQIVYNAKHLDYLQNRVI from the coding sequence ATGCCCACGGTAGAATACCTCAACTACGAAGTGCTGGACGACCAGGGCTGGGAGATGGACGACGACGACCTCTTCGAGAAGGCCGCCGACGCTGGCTTCGACGATGAGGACTACGGCTCCCTCGACGTCAACGAGAGCGAGTACATCCTCGAGGCCGCAGAGGCGCAGGGCTACGACTGGCCCTTCTCCTGCCGTGCTGGCGCCTGCGCGAACTGCGCAGCCATCGTCACGGAGGGCGAGATCGAGATGGACATGCAGCAGATCCTCTCCGACGAGGAGGTCGAGGACAAGAACGTCCGCCTGACCTGCATCGGTTCGCCGGCGACCGACGAGGTCCAGATCGTGTACAACGCGAAGCACCTCGACTACCTGCAGAACCGCGTCATCTAA
- a CDS encoding inorganic phosphate transporter: protein MDLTAVLLAGIVASVFVGFNIGGSSTGIAWGPAVGAGLLRKVTAAALMTFFVFLGGATVGRNVMETLSGDIITIEISLAAGVAILFFIGLGILVANVFGVPVPTSMVTVGSIAGLGLATNTLNFETITWIISWWIVTPVLGLWIGAFIGRYIYPELNRRFEIRASDGPLLSLDRTGTVPRPVLGPNTTGQELTGTIVVFVIGCYMAFSAGASNVPNAVAPLVSSGALAPNPAIIIATAAIGLGGFTIARRTMESVGSELSDIPLLAALIVMITAATITTLLSWAGIPISLVMASVMTIVGLGWGRATRPITAREAIRGDTDAELAMGALTTEPDAPITKIGEEESDEALDAGNLFNPRAIVKYVSMWIIGPAMSTILAYGFFVALPFV, encoded by the coding sequence ATGGACCTCACTGCCGTTCTTTTGGCCGGCATCGTCGCCTCGGTGTTCGTCGGGTTCAACATCGGCGGATCGTCGACCGGGATCGCGTGGGGGCCCGCGGTCGGTGCTGGACTACTCCGGAAGGTAACGGCGGCTGCGCTGATGACGTTCTTCGTCTTCCTCGGCGGTGCGACGGTCGGCCGGAACGTGATGGAGACGCTGAGCGGGGACATCATCACGATCGAGATCTCGCTCGCGGCGGGCGTCGCGATTCTCTTTTTCATCGGGCTGGGGATCCTCGTCGCGAACGTCTTCGGGGTCCCCGTCCCCACGTCGATGGTGACCGTCGGATCGATCGCCGGCCTGGGACTGGCGACGAACACGCTCAACTTCGAGACGATCACCTGGATCATCTCGTGGTGGATCGTCACGCCGGTGCTCGGCCTCTGGATCGGTGCCTTCATCGGCCGGTACATCTACCCGGAACTGAACCGTCGGTTCGAGATCAGGGCGTCCGACGGCCCGCTGCTGTCTCTGGATCGAACCGGGACGGTCCCCAGGCCCGTGCTCGGTCCGAACACCACGGGCCAGGAACTGACCGGGACGATCGTCGTCTTCGTCATCGGCTGTTACATGGCGTTCAGCGCCGGGGCGAGCAACGTCCCGAACGCTGTCGCGCCGCTGGTCAGCAGCGGCGCGCTCGCGCCGAACCCCGCCATCATCATCGCGACGGCCGCGATCGGGCTGGGCGGATTCACCATCGCTCGCCGGACGATGGAGTCCGTCGGGAGCGAACTCAGCGACATTCCGCTGCTCGCGGCGTTAATCGTCATGATCACCGCCGCGACGATCACGACGCTGCTCTCGTGGGCGGGCATTCCGATCAGCCTCGTGATGGCGTCGGTGATGACGATCGTCGGCCTGGGCTGGGGTCGGGCGACCCGTCCCATCACGGCTCGAGAGGCCATCCGCGGCGATACGGACGCGGAACTGGCGATGGGCGCGCTGACCACCGAGCCCGACGCTCCGATCACCAAAATCGGCGAAGAAGAGTCCGACGAAGCCCTCGACGCGGGCAACCTCTTCAACCCGCGGGCGATCGTGAAGTACGTCTCGATGTGGATCATCGGGCCGGCGATGTCGACGATACTCGCCTACGGGTTCTTCGTCGCGTTGCCCTTCGTTTAG
- the hisA gene encoding 1-(5-phosphoribosyl)-5-[(5-phosphoribosylamino)methylideneamino]imidazole-4-carboxamide isomerase, with protein sequence MSQFPTFEVIPAVDVADGEVVQLVQGERGTEKRYGEPVEAARRWIDAGAESLHLVDLDGAFEGERGNAAAIDALVEAVDVPVQLGGGIRTAEEAIDLLERGVDRVILGTAAVENPEIVAEISDRYPESVVVSLDARGGEVVVEGWTEGAGITPVEAAARYADLGAAAILFTNVDVEGRLEGVATEPVRELVAATEIPIVASGGVASLADVRALEEAGAAAVVVGTALYEGRFSLAEAQEALE encoded by the coding sequence ATGAGCCAGTTTCCGACGTTCGAGGTGATTCCGGCCGTCGACGTCGCCGACGGCGAGGTGGTCCAGCTCGTCCAGGGCGAACGCGGCACCGAGAAGCGCTACGGCGAGCCCGTCGAGGCCGCCCGACGGTGGATCGACGCCGGCGCGGAGTCGCTTCACCTGGTCGATTTAGACGGCGCGTTCGAGGGCGAGCGCGGGAACGCCGCCGCGATCGACGCGCTGGTCGAGGCAGTCGACGTGCCCGTCCAGCTCGGCGGCGGCATCCGCACGGCCGAGGAGGCGATCGACCTGCTCGAGCGCGGCGTCGACCGCGTCATCCTCGGCACCGCGGCCGTCGAGAACCCGGAGATCGTCGCCGAGATCAGCGATCGATACCCGGAGAGCGTGGTCGTGAGCCTCGACGCGAGAGGCGGCGAGGTCGTCGTCGAGGGCTGGACCGAGGGTGCGGGAATCACGCCGGTCGAGGCCGCAGCGCGCTACGCGGATCTGGGCGCCGCGGCGATCCTCTTTACGAACGTCGACGTCGAGGGGAGACTCGAGGGCGTCGCGACCGAGCCCGTTCGCGAACTCGTCGCGGCGACCGAGATCCCGATCGTCGCGAGCGGCGGCGTGGCGAGCCTCGCGGACGTCCGGGCGCTCGAGGAGGCGGGCGCGGCGGCAGTGGTCGTCGGCACCGCGCTGTACGAGGGGCGGTTTTCGCTCGCGGAGGCTCAGGAAGCGCTCGAGTAG
- a CDS encoding TrkH family potassium uptake protein yields the protein MRIRVDWRSSCSLTGTVLKWLAVPLSVPLALAIYDGDPVYPFVIAIIVTVIAGLALETLSDDRDIGQREAFLMVAVTWLGVAVVGAVPFVTAGVGTIAHPVDAMFESMSGLTTTGATVIDDFEAHSRSILLWRQLIQWLGGLGILIVAIGLLSNLMVGGAQLMETETQTQNVRKLRPQIDETARLIWGLYVGLTVLAAATFYALNLLGLAPNMDLFNAVAHALTSVSTAGFSPEGESIGAFSPIVQWAVMPFMILGATNFILLYYLTQGEYTRPFESEELRFYLGVLAVFGGIVIGILYVDATFERGLEPTIRHGLFNVVSLVTTTGYASTNFDLWSPGAKHMLFLCMFIGGMAGSTTCSIKSFRWLVILKGLRRNLFTAVHPRAVRPIRLGESVIDEDTVRDIFTYVMLAIILFFALTILIVVDAARAGNGVTEFEALGAAASIFLNIGPAFGMAGPMDNYHGFPITTRAIMVIMMWIGRIEIIPVLVLLTPAFWRS from the coding sequence ATGAGGATCCGTGTCGACTGGCGCTCGAGTTGTAGCCTCACCGGAACGGTGCTGAAGTGGCTCGCCGTGCCGCTGTCGGTGCCGCTCGCCCTCGCGATCTACGACGGCGACCCCGTCTACCCGTTCGTGATCGCGATCATCGTCACCGTTATCGCGGGACTGGCACTCGAGACGCTGAGCGACGACCGCGACATCGGCCAGCGCGAGGCGTTCCTGATGGTGGCGGTCACCTGGCTCGGCGTCGCGGTCGTCGGCGCCGTCCCGTTCGTGACGGCGGGGGTGGGGACGATCGCACATCCGGTCGACGCCATGTTCGAGAGCATGAGCGGCCTGACGACGACCGGAGCGACGGTGATCGACGACTTCGAGGCCCACTCGCGGTCGATCCTCCTGTGGCGCCAGCTCATCCAGTGGCTCGGCGGGCTCGGAATCCTGATCGTCGCGATCGGCCTGCTCTCGAACCTCATGGTCGGTGGCGCACAGCTGATGGAAACGGAAACGCAGACGCAGAACGTCCGGAAGCTCAGACCGCAGATCGACGAAACCGCCCGGCTCATCTGGGGGCTGTACGTCGGTCTCACCGTTCTCGCGGCCGCGACGTTCTACGCGCTGAACCTCCTCGGTCTCGCGCCGAACATGGACCTCTTCAACGCCGTCGCGCACGCGCTCACCAGCGTCTCGACCGCGGGCTTTTCGCCCGAAGGCGAGAGTATCGGCGCGTTCAGCCCGATCGTTCAGTGGGCTGTGATGCCCTTTATGATCCTCGGGGCGACCAACTTCATCCTCCTCTACTACCTTACCCAGGGGGAGTACACGCGCCCCTTCGAGAGCGAGGAGCTTCGATTCTACCTCGGCGTGCTCGCGGTCTTCGGCGGTATCGTCATCGGCATCCTCTACGTCGATGCGACCTTCGAGCGGGGGCTCGAGCCCACGATCCGCCACGGACTGTTCAACGTCGTCTCGCTGGTGACGACGACGGGGTACGCCTCGACGAACTTCGATCTCTGGTCGCCCGGCGCCAAACACATGCTCTTTCTGTGTATGTTCATCGGCGGGATGGCCGGCAGCACGACCTGTTCGATCAAGTCGTTTCGCTGGCTCGTGATCCTCAAGGGGCTGCGCCGGAACCTGTTTACGGCGGTTCATCCACGAGCCGTGCGTCCGATCCGGCTCGGCGAGAGCGTCATCGACGAGGACACCGTCCGCGACATCTTCACCTACGTGATGCTCGCGATCATCCTCTTTTTCGCCCTCACGATCCTCATCGTCGTCGACGCGGCTCGAGCCGGCAACGGCGTCACGGAGTTCGAAGCGCTCGGCGCGGCGGCGTCGATCTTCCTCAACATCGGCCCGGCGTTCGGGATGGCGGGCCCGATGGACAACTACCACGGCTTCCCGATCACGACGCGGGCCATCATGGTGATCATGATGTGGATCGGCCGCATCGAGATCATCCCGGTGCTGGTGTTGCTCACGCCGGCGTTCTGGCGCTCGTAG
- a CDS encoding halocyanin domain-containing protein, producing MRRRTFLGVAGGAALAAVATAPAASAAESDAFDDWMADVPNYDGDVADETGADEVRIAVGADDGFVYDPPAVRIDPGTTVVWEWTGEGGMHDVAAEDDSFQSEYYTDAGETFEHTFDEEATHLYGCTPHIPMGMKAAVVVGGTGDEASEDEPATPATEGTVAVDGPSTTAVGTALAFLLVLLSPFGLWLRESIRER from the coding sequence ATGCGTCGTCGGACGTTCCTCGGTGTCGCCGGCGGGGCGGCGCTCGCAGCGGTTGCGACGGCGCCCGCCGCGTCGGCCGCCGAGTCGGATGCGTTCGACGACTGGATGGCCGACGTTCCGAACTACGACGGCGACGTCGCCGATGAGACCGGCGCGGACGAGGTGCGAATCGCCGTCGGTGCGGACGACGGCTTCGTCTACGATCCGCCGGCCGTCCGTATCGACCCCGGAACTACCGTCGTCTGGGAGTGGACGGGCGAAGGCGGGATGCACGACGTCGCCGCCGAGGACGACTCCTTCCAGAGCGAGTACTACACGGACGCGGGCGAGACGTTCGAGCACACGTTCGACGAGGAGGCGACCCATCTCTACGGGTGTACGCCGCACATCCCGATGGGGATGAAGGCGGCCGTCGTCGTCGGCGGTACCGGAGACGAGGCGTCCGAGGACGAACCCGCCACCCCCGCTACCGAGGGGACCGTCGCCGTCGACGGACCGTCGACCACCGCCGTCGGGACGGCCCTCGCGTTCCTGCTCGTCCTGCTGTCGCCGTTCGGCCTCTGGCTCCGCGAGTCGATTCGGGAGCGGTAA
- a CDS encoding HIT family protein gives MSTVFSQIVAGEIPARVVYEDETTFAFLDANPLAPGHTLVIPKVEYERLNDVPESEAADLYATIHRLIPAVEDAVGADATTVAFNNGEEAGQEVPHVHCHIVPRFAGDGGGPIHAIAGETPTLDDADLDEIAEEIGSRA, from the coding sequence ATGAGCACTGTCTTCAGCCAGATCGTCGCCGGCGAGATCCCGGCTCGAGTCGTCTACGAGGACGAAACGACGTTCGCCTTTCTGGACGCCAACCCGCTCGCGCCGGGACACACCCTGGTGATCCCGAAAGTGGAGTACGAGCGGCTCAACGACGTGCCGGAATCGGAGGCAGCCGACCTGTACGCGACGATCCACCGCCTGATCCCCGCCGTCGAGGACGCCGTCGGCGCGGACGCGACGACCGTCGCGTTCAACAACGGCGAGGAGGCGGGCCAGGAGGTGCCGCACGTTCACTGTCACATCGTGCCGCGGTTTGCGGGCGACGGCGGCGGTCCGATCCACGCCATCGCGGGCGAGACGCCGACCCTCGACGACGCCGACCTCGACGAGATCGCCGAGGAGATCGGGTCTCGAGCCTGA
- a CDS encoding A24 family peptidase C-terminal domain-containing protein yields the protein MTLSTGLASTPDLLRLLAVPVFAWAAVRDVRTRRIAADVWVPLGLLALVLLVWDGWLAAQAGGYAWSYGFVMPAAISLGFVVPLAYLFWWFGGFGGADAKALMVLALLFPTVPRYVVGDATAPLTVHPLGEAGAFSLTILTNAVLVGAAIPLALAIRNALAGRIAPVMFVGWPVSWERLPRTHGRLLETPTGLSRNGLDLDAMRMYLRWRGLSLADLRADPGRYRDPETLPAEPNPPTDGAVDANAPRSDGGALESPPASAAVRGDPWGAEAFLESIDGTAYGTTPETLRGGLEVAASEETVWVSPGTPFLVPVFLGLVIALLYGDLLFGLLF from the coding sequence GTGACACTCTCGACCGGGCTGGCGTCGACTCCCGACCTCCTTCGACTACTCGCGGTGCCGGTGTTCGCCTGGGCGGCGGTCCGCGACGTCAGGACCCGGCGGATCGCCGCCGACGTCTGGGTCCCCCTCGGCCTGCTCGCGCTCGTTCTGCTGGTCTGGGACGGCTGGCTCGCCGCGCAGGCGGGCGGCTACGCCTGGTCGTACGGGTTCGTGATGCCCGCGGCGATCAGCCTGGGGTTCGTCGTCCCGCTCGCCTACCTGTTCTGGTGGTTCGGCGGCTTCGGCGGCGCCGACGCGAAGGCGCTGATGGTGCTCGCGCTGCTGTTCCCGACGGTGCCGCGCTACGTCGTCGGCGACGCGACCGCCCCGCTGACGGTCCACCCGCTCGGCGAGGCTGGCGCGTTCTCACTGACGATCCTCACCAACGCCGTCCTCGTCGGCGCCGCGATCCCGCTCGCGCTGGCGATCCGTAACGCCCTCGCCGGGCGGATCGCTCCCGTCATGTTCGTCGGCTGGCCGGTCTCCTGGGAGCGACTGCCCCGGACGCACGGCCGCCTGCTCGAGACGCCGACGGGGCTCTCGCGAAACGGTCTCGACCTCGACGCGATGCGGATGTACCTCCGGTGGCGCGGGCTCTCGCTGGCCGACCTCCGCGCCGACCCCGGACGCTACCGCGACCCCGAGACGCTGCCGGCCGAGCCGAACCCGCCGACGGACGGTGCGGTCGACGCGAACGCGCCGCGCTCCGACGGTGGCGCGCTCGAGTCGCCCCCGGCCAGTGCCGCCGTTCGAGGCGATCCCTGGGGCGCCGAGGCGTTCCTCGAGTCGATCGACGGCACCGCCTACGGCACCACCCCGGAGACGCTCCGGGGGGGTCTCGAGGTGGCCGCCTCCGAGGAGACGGTCTGGGTCTCGCCGGGAACGCCGTTTCTCGTCCCGGTGTTCCTGGGGCTCGTGATCGCGCTGCTCTACGGCGATCTCCTGTTCGGCCTGCTGTTCTGA
- a CDS encoding SLC13 family permease, translating to MLVVFAIIAVAVALFVTQPIPLDVTALLVIVVLVVLEPWTTISAEQGIAGFASSATITVLMMFILSEGVRRTGAVQLLGEKLAAFAGGDERRQLGSIVGVSGLSAGFINNTPVVAIMIPVANELAERTGTSPSRLLIPLSFASMMGGMLTLIGTSTNILASDIIAREEYLGSGFSMFEFTALGALVLAVGSVYLLVATPYLLPERIRPRDELTSEFELTSYLTEVVVPEDSPLVGDTVREAIADLEVDLEAVTLIRGEDAFGASIGEKALRPDDVLIVRTARQAVIDLAGVEGLELLPQASVSDADLEVDDEERATPQVLAEVIVAPDGDLVEETMASSNFRRRYDATVLAVRRGSEVVHTRMDQRRLRGGDTLLVQASRDALDRLGTDRNVIVAQEFTRPTYRWSKLPVALAIVAGVVGVAALEFYPILVTSIAGAVAMVVTGVLKPTELYDAVDWSVIFLLAGLIPLGVAMEQTGAAAFLAGNAVLGVGGLHIVLVLGLFYLFTAVLTELLSNNASVVLMIPVAFDVAARLGANEFAFVLAVTFAASTPLLSPVGYQTNLMVYGPGGYEFGDFARLGAPLQLILTVVTTLGIVAIWGV from the coding sequence ATGCTCGTCGTCTTCGCGATCATCGCCGTCGCCGTCGCCCTCTTCGTCACCCAGCCGATTCCGCTCGACGTCACCGCCCTGCTCGTGATCGTCGTGCTGGTCGTCCTCGAGCCCTGGACGACGATCTCGGCCGAGCAGGGGATCGCCGGCTTCGCGAGTTCGGCAACGATCACCGTGTTGATGATGTTCATCCTGAGCGAGGGGGTCCGCCGGACGGGGGCGGTCCAGCTCTTGGGCGAGAAGCTCGCGGCGTTCGCGGGCGGCGACGAGCGCCGCCAGCTCGGCTCGATCGTCGGCGTCTCGGGGCTCTCTGCGGGCTTCATCAACAACACCCCGGTCGTGGCGATCATGATTCCCGTCGCGAACGAACTCGCCGAGCGAACGGGAACCTCGCCCTCGAGGCTGCTGATCCCGCTCTCGTTCGCCTCGATGATGGGCGGGATGCTCACGCTGATCGGCACTTCGACGAACATCCTCGCGAGCGACATCATCGCCCGCGAGGAGTACCTCGGCAGCGGGTTCTCGATGTTCGAGTTCACCGCCCTCGGCGCGCTCGTCCTCGCGGTTGGCTCCGTCTACCTGCTGGTTGCGACCCCGTACCTGCTGCCCGAGCGCATTCGCCCGCGGGACGAACTGACCAGCGAGTTCGAGTTGACCTCCTACCTGACGGAGGTCGTCGTCCCCGAGGACTCGCCGCTCGTCGGCGACACCGTTCGGGAGGCGATCGCAGACCTCGAGGTCGACCTCGAGGCGGTGACGCTCATTCGCGGCGAGGACGCCTTCGGCGCGTCGATCGGCGAGAAGGCGCTCCGGCCGGATGACGTGCTGATCGTCAGAACGGCCCGGCAGGCGGTCATCGACCTCGCCGGCGTCGAGGGACTCGAACTCCTGCCGCAGGCCAGCGTCTCGGACGCCGACCTCGAGGTCGACGACGAGGAACGAGCGACGCCGCAGGTGCTGGCGGAGGTTATCGTCGCGCCCGACGGCGACCTGGTCGAGGAGACGATGGCGAGTTCGAATTTCCGTCGACGGTACGACGCGACGGTGCTCGCCGTGCGGCGGGGGTCCGAGGTGGTCCACACGCGGATGGACCAGCGCCGACTGCGCGGCGGCGACACCCTGCTCGTCCAGGCGAGCCGGGACGCCCTCGACCGCCTCGGCACCGACCGGAACGTGATCGTCGCCCAGGAGTTCACCCGGCCGACCTACCGCTGGTCGAAGCTGCCCGTCGCGCTGGCGATCGTCGCGGGCGTCGTCGGCGTGGCGGCGCTCGAGTTCTATCCCATTCTCGTCACGTCGATCGCGGGCGCGGTCGCGATGGTCGTCACCGGCGTCCTCAAGCCGACGGAGCTGTACGACGCCGTCGACTGGAGCGTGATCTTTCTGCTCGCGGGGCTGATCCCGCTGGGGGTTGCGATGGAACAGACCGGGGCGGCGGCCTTCCTCGCGGGCAACGCCGTCCTCGGTGTCGGCGGCCTCCATATCGTCCTCGTGCTCGGATTGTTCTATCTGTTCACCGCGGTTCTGACCGAACTGCTCTCGAACAACGCGAGCGTCGTGTTGATGATTCCGGTCGCGTTCGACGTCGCCGCCCGGTTAGGCGCCAACGAGTTCGCGTTCGTGCTCGCGGTGACCTTCGCCGCGAGCACGCCGCTGCTCTCGCCGGTCGGCTACCAGACGAACCTGATGGTGTACGGCCCCGGCGGCTACGAGTTCGGGGACTTCGCGCGCCTGGGCGCACCGCTCCAGTTGATCCTGACGGTGGTCACCACCCTCGGTATCGTCGCGATCTGGGGCGTGTAA
- a CDS encoding Rieske (2Fe-2S) protein, with product MAVRHRLTDVDTVLEEGSWLFTVRDARGGRKEVILVPCAGEGEPVEAWVNRCTHEAQALHREGVGVVFREGEIVCPKHGSTFDTCSGYCDNGDAAKTTLVSVETTVEDGQVYLIDDGVSFLTAGGSSDDEDDDSPGSTSHLRF from the coding sequence ATGGCCGTCCGTCATCGTCTGACTGACGTCGACACCGTTCTCGAGGAGGGCTCCTGGCTGTTCACCGTACGCGACGCCCGCGGCGGCCGGAAGGAGGTGATTCTCGTTCCGTGCGCCGGCGAGGGCGAGCCCGTCGAGGCGTGGGTCAACCGCTGTACCCACGAGGCCCAGGCGCTCCACCGGGAGGGCGTCGGCGTCGTGTTCCGCGAGGGTGAGATCGTCTGCCCGAAACACGGCTCGACGTTCGACACCTGCTCGGGCTACTGCGACAACGGCGACGCGGCGAAGACGACCCTCGTTTCCGTCGAGACGACCGTCGAGGACGGACAGGTGTACCTGATCGACGACGGCGTCTCCTTCCTCACCGCGGGCGGATCCAGCGACGACGAGGACGACGACTCGCCGGGGTCGACCTCGCACCTGCGGTTCTGA
- a CDS encoding inorganic phosphate transporter: MTEVLLIVGLLVAVFVGYNIGGATTGPAFGPAVGANVITKLMAAALMSIFFFLGAITIGPQVVDTLGRELVTDTGIFTMRSNVAVLFFIGGALFVGNYVGVPASTSMTAVGAIAALGLATGELNFAVLGEIVVWWIVAPIIGFWVAGVIGRYFYPWINAWVAIEGNREGREMVTVDRSGAVPRLQFGENASRREISGALVVVGIGCLMAFSSGTSNIANAIAPIYGTGDVEMIPLILIGSAAVAVGCFTIARRTLDTLGNDITNLPLTAAIVVAVISSGIVIGLSWIGIPASFVVIATMSIIGLGWGRATRTTTLSDARRGEETRVSVGALTADEEGKPSPEIGEEEPEDIPKASDLFDPATTARVVLMQNVVPIISTVGAFLTFRFVPLFGF, encoded by the coding sequence GTGACAGAAGTACTGCTTATCGTGGGCCTCCTCGTCGCGGTGTTCGTGGGCTACAATATCGGCGGTGCAACGACGGGACCCGCGTTCGGTCCGGCCGTCGGTGCCAACGTCATCACGAAACTGATGGCGGCAGCGCTGATGTCGATCTTCTTCTTCCTCGGAGCGATAACCATCGGCCCGCAGGTCGTCGACACGCTGGGTCGCGAACTCGTCACCGACACCGGTATCTTCACCATGCGATCGAACGTCGCCGTCCTCTTTTTCATCGGCGGTGCGCTGTTCGTCGGCAACTACGTCGGCGTTCCGGCGTCTACATCGATGACCGCCGTGGGCGCCATCGCCGCTCTCGGCCTCGCGACCGGCGAACTCAACTTCGCGGTCCTGGGCGAGATCGTCGTCTGGTGGATCGTCGCTCCGATCATCGGCTTCTGGGTGGCCGGCGTCATCGGCCGGTACTTCTACCCGTGGATCAACGCGTGGGTTGCGATTGAGGGCAATCGCGAGGGACGCGAGATGGTCACGGTCGACCGTTCCGGAGCCGTTCCCCGACTCCAGTTCGGCGAAAACGCCAGTCGACGCGAGATCTCGGGTGCGCTGGTGGTCGTCGGAATCGGCTGTCTGATGGCCTTCTCCTCCGGGACGAGCAACATCGCGAACGCGATCGCGCCGATCTACGGCACCGGCGACGTCGAGATGATTCCGCTCATCCTGATCGGGTCGGCGGCCGTCGCCGTCGGCTGTTTCACGATCGCCCGGCGCACCCTCGACACGCTCGGAAACGACATCACGAACCTCCCACTGACGGCGGCGATCGTCGTCGCGGTCATCAGTTCGGGGATCGTCATCGGGCTCTCGTGGATCGGCATCCCCGCGAGTTTCGTCGTCATCGCGACGATGAGCATCATCGGTCTCGGCTGGGGTCGGGCGACCCGGACGACGACGCTCTCCGACGCTCGTCGGGGCGAGGAGACGCGCGTCTCCGTCGGCGCGCTCACCGCCGACGAGGAGGGCAAACCGTCCCCGGAGATCGGCGAGGAGGAACCCGAGGACATCCCCAAGGCCTCGGACCTTTTCGACCCCGCGACGACGGCTCGGGTCGTCCTGATGCAGAACGTCGTGCCGATCATCTCGACCGTCGGCGCGTTCCTGACGTTCCGGTTCGTGCCCCTGTTCGGGTTCTGA
- the hisB gene encoding imidazoleglycerol-phosphate dehydratase HisB, with protein MSERTATISRETTETTIECSLTIDGSGAADVGTGIGFFDHMLTSFAKHGLFDLEVDCDGDLAVDDHHTVEDVAIVLGEAFDEALDDRAGIVRYADRRVPLDEAVAGAVVDVSGRPRFYFDGEFSQARIGEFTSDMARHFAESLAMNAGLTLHLEVSGENAHHEVEALFKALTRALDDATRLDDRREDAPSTKGTL; from the coding sequence ATGAGCGAACGTACGGCGACCATCAGCCGCGAGACGACGGAGACCACGATCGAGTGCTCTCTCACGATCGACGGAAGCGGAGCGGCCGACGTCGGCACCGGAATCGGCTTCTTCGATCACATGCTGACGTCGTTCGCCAAGCACGGCCTGTTCGACCTCGAGGTCGACTGCGACGGCGACCTCGCCGTCGACGATCACCACACCGTCGAGGACGTGGCGATCGTCCTCGGTGAGGCGTTCGACGAGGCCCTCGACGACCGCGCGGGGATCGTCAGGTACGCCGACCGGCGGGTGCCGCTGGACGAGGCCGTCGCCGGCGCCGTGGTGGACGTCAGCGGCCGTCCCCGCTTTTACTTCGACGGCGAGTTCTCCCAGGCGCGGATCGGCGAGTTCACCAGCGACATGGCGAGACACTTCGCGGAGTCGCTCGCGATGAACGCCGGACTCACGCTGCACCTCGAGGTCAGCGGGGAAAACGCCCACCACGAGGTCGAGGCGCTGTTCAAGGCGCTAACGCGGGCGCTCGACGACGCCACCCGGCTCGACGACCGCCGGGAGGACGCCCCGAGCACGAAAGGGACGCTCTGA